Proteins co-encoded in one Desulfitobacterium hafniense DCB-2 genomic window:
- a CDS encoding class I SAM-dependent methyltransferase, protein MLSYYGRLSSEVYDIDKPIDHSFRDVEFYIDRLNLCRGHILEPATGTGRVLVPLLEKGFKVDGFDSSKDMLNICRDNCRKKGLNPKLFEAKMESFIQDTRYDAIIVPAGTFLLLHQRADSIRALQNFHKHLCTGGRLIIDILMQTDFSTGTVSTRTWVCSNGDLITLESKVVEVDYINQYTVSHNRYEKWREGVLIQTELERFPLRWYGLEEFKLILESTGFKDIVISSDYKFGQYPSNVKDVITFEAVAIN, encoded by the coding sequence ATGTTAAGTTATTATGGCAGATTATCTTCAGAGGTATATGATATAGATAAACCCATAGATCATTCTTTTAGAGATGTGGAATTTTACATTGATAGATTAAACTTGTGCAGGGGGCATATTCTTGAGCCTGCAACTGGAACTGGCCGTGTGCTGGTTCCACTTTTAGAAAAAGGATTTAAAGTAGATGGATTTGACAGTTCGAAAGACATGCTGAATATATGCCGTGACAATTGCAGAAAAAAGGGTCTTAATCCTAAGCTTTTTGAAGCGAAGATGGAATCTTTTATACAGGATACGAGATATGATGCAATTATAGTTCCAGCGGGAACGTTCCTGCTGCTGCACCAAAGAGCGGACTCAATAAGGGCATTGCAGAATTTCCATAAGCATTTATGTACCGGAGGACGATTAATTATTGATATATTAATGCAGACAGATTTTTCTACAGGTACGGTTTCTACAAGAACATGGGTCTGTTCTAATGGTGATCTAATTACTTTAGAAAGTAAAGTCGTGGAAGTTGACTATATAAATCAATATACTGTTTCTCACAACAGGTATGAAAAATGGCGTGAGGGAGTGCTTATTCAAACTGAATTAGAGCGCTTTCCGTTACGATGGTATGGACTGGAAGAATTTAAATTGATACTTGAAAGCACGGGGTTTAAAGATATAGTGATTTCTTCAGATTATAAATTTGGACAGTATCCATCAAATGTTAAAGATGTCATTACTTTTGAAGCTGTTGCTATTAACTAA
- a CDS encoding HyaD/HybD family hydrogenase maturation endopeptidase, translating to MLQPKIMVMGVGNVLLSDEGLGVQFLTLLAQETLPDHVELLEGGTAGLELVHLIKEVDYLIIVDALNAKDEPGAIFRFEPEDIRVMPSQFEVSFHQVGILEVLAMANILGNAPKTLIFGVQPKSLEMGLELTPEIQAVLPRVKELVLEEIQNITQHGEFRQVNS from the coding sequence ATGCTGCAACCAAAGATTATGGTCATGGGAGTAGGGAATGTGCTTCTTTCCGATGAAGGACTCGGGGTTCAGTTCCTCACCCTATTAGCCCAGGAGACTCTGCCGGATCATGTCGAACTTCTGGAAGGCGGAACCGCAGGACTTGAATTGGTCCATCTTATTAAAGAAGTAGACTATCTCATCATCGTCGATGCCTTGAATGCCAAGGATGAACCTGGCGCAATTTTCCGGTTTGAGCCGGAAGATATTCGGGTTATGCCCTCTCAGTTTGAGGTTTCCTTTCATCAAGTGGGGATTCTGGAAGTATTGGCTATGGCTAATATCCTGGGGAATGCGCCCAAAACCCTCATCTTTGGTGTTCAGCCGAAGAGCCTGGAGATGGGATTGGAATTGACTCCTGAGATTCAAGCAGTATTGCCCAGGGTCAAGGAGCTTGTTCTGGAAGAAATTCAGAACATCACTCAGCATGGGGAATTCCGCCAAGTGAACTCTTAA
- a CDS encoding D-alanyl-D-alanine carboxypeptidase family protein, with product MKRIIALITLLLYFFIFVPALTAAPETQTAAPPEISGEAAYLIDVQSGQTLYSKNGDQLMAPASTTKIMTGLLGIELGNPEDIVTASETMLDYNTVYGTRIYLEPGEQLSLEDMLYALLLNSANDAAVAIAEHISGNTAAFVSLMNQRAADLGLKNTTFKNPSGLNEEGHLITAHDLARIAQAAYANPVFRDYIKTKSHVIPRAKENVPIEMINENKLLWRDDTITGMKTGYTSVAQNCLVASASRDGRDVIGVILKSPGREIYTDMQALLDYGFEQFENTLYKGVGDSLGQLEIQGQPVNLLIDQALWITQKKDNTLPQPRINILPIDGELAEVAEGQVLTRLEVWEDEECLRVVPLAADRNIITEAAVEKKSYALFTGLGLMVSGVILYGAVQQRKHAERRRERAKLRQDRIQDPNRCQRR from the coding sequence TTGAAACGCATAATTGCTCTCATCACCTTATTATTATATTTTTTCATCTTTGTCCCGGCTCTGACAGCGGCGCCTGAAACACAAACAGCAGCCCCTCCGGAAATCAGCGGGGAAGCCGCCTACCTGATCGATGTGCAATCAGGACAGACATTGTATAGTAAAAACGGTGATCAGCTTATGGCTCCTGCCAGTACGACCAAAATCATGACAGGGCTTTTAGGGATAGAATTGGGGAATCCGGAGGATATCGTTACTGCCAGCGAAACTATGCTGGATTATAACACAGTTTATGGGACACGGATTTATTTGGAACCCGGGGAGCAGCTTTCTCTGGAGGATATGCTCTACGCACTCCTGCTCAATTCAGCCAATGATGCCGCAGTAGCCATCGCCGAGCATATCAGCGGCAATACCGCCGCTTTTGTCAGCTTAATGAATCAGAGGGCCGCAGACCTGGGGTTAAAAAATACCACCTTTAAAAATCCCAGCGGCTTGAATGAAGAAGGACATTTAATCACAGCTCATGATCTGGCCCGCATTGCTCAAGCCGCTTATGCCAATCCAGTGTTCAGGGATTACATAAAAACCAAGTCCCATGTTATCCCCAGGGCAAAAGAAAATGTACCCATCGAAATGATCAATGAAAATAAGCTCCTTTGGCGTGATGATACGATTACAGGGATGAAGACGGGATATACTTCCGTCGCCCAGAACTGTTTAGTCGCCTCGGCATCCCGGGATGGTCGTGATGTGATTGGAGTGATTCTCAAATCTCCCGGCCGGGAAATCTACACAGATATGCAGGCTTTATTGGACTATGGATTTGAACAGTTTGAGAACACGCTCTATAAAGGGGTAGGGGACTCCTTGGGTCAGCTGGAAATTCAAGGCCAGCCGGTTAATCTCCTCATCGATCAAGCCCTGTGGATTACGCAAAAAAAGGATAACACCTTGCCTCAGCCGCGGATCAACATTCTGCCTATAGATGGGGAATTGGCAGAAGTTGCGGAGGGACAAGTCCTTACCCGCCTTGAGGTGTGGGAAGATGAAGAATGCTTAAGAGTCGTTCCTTTAGCCGCGGATCGGAATATCATAACTGAAGCCGCCGTTGAAAAAAAATCCTATGCTTTATTCACCGGTTTGGGACTTATGGTCAGCGGGGTTATACTTTACGGAGCAGTACAGCAAAGAAAACATGCGGAACGGAGAAGAGAGCGGGCTAAACTGCGGCAAGACAGAATTCAGGATCCTAACAGATGCCAGCGCCGATGA
- a CDS encoding hydrogenase small subunit yields MGKSDFLQARGISRRDFMKLMAATTAALGLPEVLAPQAAKAVEAAMEKPPVIWLHGMECTGCSESLLATLNPSIESLVLDTLSIRYHETIMAASGHVAEQAYQDTLDEKFVLVVEGSVPASEATDSYCMVGGKPFRETVLEAAAKAQAVIAVGSCATDGAGIPGACDIKPIGVRELLQKHNIATPVINLPCCPVKPNTLIGTIVYYLTFSAVPELDEQARPLIYYGKLLHDNCPRRGQFEAGNFLSDWNDPAQKDYCLLLKGCKGPKTYTDCAQVWWNDNANFCINAGSPCSGCSESGFYGQFSPLYAKQENFSLPGLGQIHADTVGKVVGGATVVGLGAHLIATVASGRLKNNDSEQKKED; encoded by the coding sequence ATGGGAAAATCAGATTTTCTTCAAGCCCGTGGAATCAGTCGTCGTGACTTCATGAAGCTCATGGCCGCCACAACTGCAGCTCTTGGCCTGCCTGAAGTCCTGGCTCCGCAAGCGGCAAAAGCTGTGGAAGCAGCAATGGAAAAACCCCCTGTCATTTGGCTGCATGGTATGGAATGTACTGGCTGCAGTGAATCCTTACTGGCGACGCTTAATCCCAGTATCGAATCATTAGTACTTGATACTCTTTCCATTCGATACCATGAAACCATTATGGCCGCATCCGGTCATGTAGCAGAACAAGCTTATCAGGATACTCTCGATGAGAAGTTTGTGCTTGTGGTGGAAGGTTCCGTTCCGGCATCGGAAGCAACCGATTCGTACTGTATGGTGGGAGGGAAACCTTTCCGGGAAACAGTACTGGAAGCTGCTGCCAAAGCCCAGGCGGTTATAGCGGTTGGAAGCTGCGCCACCGACGGGGCTGGGATCCCTGGTGCATGTGATATTAAGCCCATTGGCGTCAGAGAGCTTTTGCAAAAGCACAATATAGCGACTCCTGTGATTAATCTTCCCTGCTGCCCAGTCAAACCCAATACTCTGATTGGCACCATTGTTTATTATCTGACCTTTAGCGCTGTTCCTGAACTTGATGAGCAAGCCCGCCCCCTGATTTACTACGGCAAGCTGCTTCATGACAACTGTCCCCGCCGTGGTCAGTTTGAAGCCGGAAATTTCTTGTCCGATTGGAATGATCCTGCTCAAAAGGATTATTGCCTGCTCCTCAAAGGGTGCAAAGGACCAAAAACCTATACCGACTGTGCTCAAGTCTGGTGGAATGATAATGCGAATTTCTGCATCAACGCCGGTTCTCCTTGTTCCGGATGTTCAGAATCCGGTTTCTATGGCCAATTCAGTCCTCTTTACGCCAAACAAGAAAACTTCTCCTTGCCTGGACTCGGTCAGATTCATGCCGATACCGTTGGCAAAGTTGTGGGTGGGGCAACTGTCGTAGGGCTTGGTGCACACCTGATCGCCACAGTTGCCAGCGGCAGACTAAAAAATAACGACTCGGAGCAGAAGAAGGAGGACTAA
- a CDS encoding YlbF family regulator — MTAEIMEKAEVLAAAIAKSVELQNLRSTEEAMMADEQAQQIIADFQNEQQRVYELQAQGQELTDEVQQAIDAMEAKVEGYPPIAAYLQAQEQFTKMLDTINGVLAQAIANDPNGGGCSCDTGCSGCGGSCS; from the coding sequence ATGACGGCGGAAATTATGGAAAAAGCCGAAGTCCTAGCTGCAGCTATAGCCAAAAGTGTGGAATTACAAAATTTGCGCAGCACGGAAGAAGCTATGATGGCTGACGAACAAGCTCAGCAAATCATTGCTGATTTTCAAAATGAGCAACAGCGAGTGTATGAGCTCCAGGCCCAGGGTCAAGAGTTGACTGATGAAGTACAGCAGGCCATTGATGCCATGGAAGCGAAAGTGGAAGGTTATCCTCCCATTGCTGCCTATCTGCAGGCTCAAGAGCAATTCACAAAGATGCTGGACACCATCAATGGTGTTTTGGCTCAAGCAATTGCCAATGACCCCAATGGCGGAGGCTGCTCCTGTGACACAGGTTGTTCAGGATGCGGGGGAAGCTGTTCATAA
- a CDS encoding IS4-like element ISDha2 family transposase, with product MQDKDTTHSTFMQAFQPLFSKDLWKDIHQQVPDLDRRTQKLKTNQLTLLISNAQLQEYRALRKISTSVLSDNLGQAIGLKSISHSQISRRLKTLPTKVSEMLFRRTLHKVAQKQGYGKIRQQLGKLYMIDASTISLCLSRYPWAVFRKSKAGVKIHLRLSFDGIALPDEVVITPAKIADRKKLDELIVEDKDALNIFDRGYVDYELFDDYCEKGIRFVTRLKNNAIMEFTGVERPVEEDGIIEEDVDIILGTGSRKMKHTLREVTIDDTINEPFTILTNDFELSAEELGEIYRYRWQIELFFKWLKQHAQIKHFYGTSETAVTNQILLALMTYCSLMLLKLEVEYPRDLLTLQRLLITCLFESYEEFLEKLRRRRRKAAKRINHEKIYQMTEHYIITEEDTGWLNDLIYDPVIL from the coding sequence ATGCAGGACAAGGATACTACGCATTCCACATTTATGCAAGCCTTTCAGCCGCTTTTTTCAAAAGATTTATGGAAAGATATCCATCAGCAGGTCCCAGACCTCGATCGCAGGACCCAAAAACTAAAGACAAATCAACTCACTCTCCTCATTAGTAACGCACAACTTCAAGAATACAGAGCTTTACGAAAGATCAGTACGAGCGTTCTAAGTGACAATCTTGGTCAAGCCATCGGTTTAAAGAGCATTAGTCACAGTCAGATTTCTCGAAGGTTAAAGACTTTGCCTACTAAGGTTTCGGAAATGCTCTTTAGGCGCACTTTACACAAAGTAGCTCAAAAGCAAGGGTATGGGAAGATTCGGCAGCAACTCGGTAAATTGTACATGATTGACGCATCGACTATCAGCCTATGCCTTTCCCGTTATCCCTGGGCCGTGTTCAGAAAGAGCAAAGCCGGTGTAAAAATACATCTACGCTTAAGCTTTGATGGAATAGCTCTACCCGATGAAGTGGTCATTACCCCAGCCAAAATAGCCGATCGCAAGAAGCTGGATGAACTTATTGTTGAAGATAAGGATGCCCTCAATATTTTTGATCGAGGTTATGTGGACTACGAGCTATTTGATGATTACTGCGAAAAAGGGATACGCTTTGTTACTCGTCTCAAAAACAACGCAATCATGGAGTTTACAGGCGTTGAGCGTCCCGTAGAAGAAGATGGGATTATCGAGGAAGACGTGGATATCATCCTAGGAACAGGTTCCCGAAAAATGAAGCATACCCTCCGGGAAGTGACCATAGATGATACCATCAACGAACCCTTTACGATCTTGACCAATGATTTTGAACTAAGTGCCGAAGAACTGGGTGAGATCTATCGTTATCGCTGGCAGATTGAATTGTTCTTTAAATGGCTCAAGCAGCACGCTCAAATTAAACACTTTTACGGTACAAGCGAAACCGCAGTAACCAACCAAATTCTATTAGCACTGATGACTTATTGTTCTTTAATGCTGCTTAAACTTGAAGTGGAATATCCAAGAGACTTGCTCACCTTGCAAAGACTACTGATTACCTGTCTCTTTGAGAGCTATGAGGAGTTTTTAGAAAAACTCCGACGACGAAGAAGGAAAGCTGCCAAAAGGATTAACCATGAAAAGATCTACCAAATGACAGAGCATTACATCATCACTGAGGAAGACACAGGATGGTTAAATGACTTGATATATGACCCTGTGATTCTGTGA
- a CDS encoding acyl-CoA thioesterase — translation MFLTHQTPVRVRYAETDQMGVVYHSNYFIWFEIGRAELLRNAGLAYTTFEEQGLAVAVVDAGCRYRRPALYDDQLVIETSLESFSSRKLTFTYKVLRDDTLLAEGTTIHVFVDRTGRSTDARNYPIWKEFEEIVNENKESEKAEAGAQV, via the coding sequence ATGTTTTTAACCCATCAGACTCCGGTACGAGTCCGTTATGCCGAAACAGACCAAATGGGCGTCGTCTATCATTCCAATTATTTCATCTGGTTTGAGATAGGCCGGGCCGAACTGCTGCGCAATGCCGGATTAGCCTATACCACCTTTGAAGAACAAGGTCTGGCCGTTGCGGTGGTTGATGCCGGCTGTCGTTATCGCCGCCCGGCACTCTATGATGATCAGCTGGTCATTGAAACAAGCCTGGAAAGCTTTTCCTCGCGCAAACTCACTTTTACCTACAAAGTGCTTAGAGATGACACCTTGTTAGCCGAGGGAACAACGATTCATGTCTTTGTGGATCGCACAGGAAGAAGCACTGATGCCCGGAATTATCCCATCTGGAAAGAATTCGAAGAGATTGTCAATGAAAACAAAGAGAGCGAAAAGGCAGAGGCAGGAGCGCAGGTTTAA
- a CDS encoding nickel-dependent hydrogenase large subunit yields MGKVVIDPVTRIEGHLKVEVEVTNGVVTDAKSIGTMYRGFEPLLRGRDPRDATYVTERTCGVCAGSHGWASSLALDQAFGAKVPTGGRLIRNLMIGAMWLHDHPLHFYHLSALDYLDITAVAKYQGQDPGLLRVKDKISKLIAAGDTAPLTPRYEPDAFCVNDPELVTLAVSHYLHALNMQAKAKKMSALFAGKQPHQSSIVAGGVTMLPNIEVVEQFRSMLLEQIDYLENIYLQDVLTFGTGPLLPLAQAGVGGGYGNFLAYGGFGLDDEGKDFLFKQGIVLDGNLSNVMPVDQSKITEGVTHAWYKDNPKGDHPYDSDTVPDLAKKDAYSFVKAPRYDGKPIEVGPLARMLVMQPQGLMDIIAKYNIKPGAVARHAARAFETVILAKEMINWVNQLEAEMGKGLRIHDTEHWNPPATGQGIGLTEVPRGALGHWIKIKDHVTENYQMVVPTTWNFSPKDAQGNYGPLEKALIGVPIPDENNPINIVRVIRSYDPCLACAIHLIDPQTNEIRKFKVN; encoded by the coding sequence ATGGGTAAAGTAGTTATTGATCCCGTGACTCGAATCGAGGGTCACTTAAAAGTAGAAGTAGAAGTTACCAATGGTGTGGTTACGGATGCGAAATCAATCGGTACTATGTATCGCGGCTTTGAACCCCTGTTAAGAGGAAGGGATCCCCGGGATGCCACCTATGTCACGGAAAGAACCTGTGGTGTATGTGCGGGCTCCCACGGATGGGCATCTTCCTTGGCCTTGGATCAGGCCTTTGGCGCAAAAGTCCCTACGGGGGGCCGGCTGATCCGCAATCTGATGATCGGTGCCATGTGGCTTCATGACCATCCGCTGCATTTTTATCATTTAAGCGCCTTGGATTATTTGGATATTACGGCGGTAGCAAAATATCAAGGACAAGATCCCGGCCTTTTGCGTGTTAAAGACAAAATCAGCAAGCTGATTGCGGCTGGGGATACAGCTCCACTGACACCACGCTATGAACCCGATGCGTTTTGTGTCAATGATCCTGAACTTGTTACTCTCGCTGTTTCCCACTATCTGCACGCTTTAAATATGCAGGCCAAAGCCAAAAAGATGTCAGCTTTGTTCGCCGGCAAACAGCCTCACCAATCGTCTATCGTAGCAGGCGGCGTAACCATGCTGCCCAATATTGAAGTGGTGGAGCAATTCCGTTCCATGCTGCTGGAGCAAATCGATTATCTCGAGAATATCTATTTGCAGGATGTGCTGACCTTTGGAACCGGCCCCTTACTGCCCCTTGCTCAAGCCGGAGTCGGCGGCGGCTATGGCAACTTCCTTGCTTACGGCGGATTTGGCCTGGATGATGAAGGTAAAGATTTTCTCTTTAAGCAGGGAATTGTCTTGGACGGCAACCTCAGCAATGTGATGCCTGTCGATCAAAGCAAGATTACCGAAGGAGTAACTCATGCTTGGTATAAGGATAATCCGAAGGGGGATCATCCCTATGATTCGGATACGGTTCCCGATCTGGCCAAAAAAGATGCCTATTCCTTTGTTAAAGCTCCCCGCTATGACGGGAAACCTATTGAGGTTGGCCCCTTAGCCCGTATGCTGGTTATGCAGCCTCAAGGGCTGATGGATATCATTGCCAAATACAATATTAAACCAGGTGCTGTGGCCCGTCACGCCGCCCGTGCTTTTGAAACGGTCATCCTGGCTAAAGAAATGATTAATTGGGTTAACCAGCTGGAAGCAGAAATGGGCAAAGGCCTGAGAATTCATGATACCGAGCACTGGAATCCGCCGGCAACAGGGCAAGGCATTGGGTTGACGGAAGTTCCCCGCGGCGCTTTAGGCCACTGGATCAAAATCAAGGATCATGTTACCGAAAACTATCAGATGGTCGTTCCTACCACTTGGAATTTCTCACCTAAAGACGCCCAGGGAAATTATGGCCCCCTTGAAAAAGCTCTGATCGGTGTGCCTATTCCTGATGAGAACAATCCGATTAATATTGTGCGGGTTATCCGTTCCTATGACCCTTGCCTGGCTTGTGCTATTCATCTTATTGATCCCCAAACCAATGAAATCCGCAAATTCAAAGTCAACTGA
- a CDS encoding DegV family protein — MSYIVLVDSSCDLPSDLSQKEGIVVVPMPVSIEGKTYSEGVDIFPAGFYPRFSEFKELPKTSQPNPGTLKDAYEAILAQGHEVVAIHLSSGLSSTFSTAQMVREMCSQPEKIHVIDSLGASLGYGLLALAANRLVKEANSWEEAEAEIFQVRRQMRYVFTPDTLDYLVKGGRVSKTAGFIGGLLDVKPILNITAEGRIEPLTKVRSRKAALRKLVELIQEEIRHPEEQEIGISQAACPEEARALAEEIKMKVPVKDVIISDIGCVVGSHTGPGTIALFYQR, encoded by the coding sequence ATGAGTTATATAGTCCTTGTCGACAGTTCCTGTGATTTGCCAAGCGACTTAAGCCAAAAAGAAGGCATTGTGGTCGTCCCCATGCCTGTTAGCATAGAAGGAAAGACCTATTCTGAAGGGGTCGATATTTTCCCTGCTGGGTTTTATCCTCGGTTTTCTGAGTTCAAGGAACTGCCGAAAACATCGCAGCCGAATCCGGGGACGCTCAAAGATGCCTATGAGGCAATCCTTGCCCAGGGGCATGAAGTGGTGGCCATTCATCTTTCGTCAGGCTTGAGTTCCACCTTCAGCACGGCCCAGATGGTGCGCGAGATGTGTTCTCAGCCGGAAAAGATACATGTTATCGATAGTTTAGGGGCATCCTTAGGTTACGGGCTATTGGCTCTGGCGGCCAATCGGCTTGTGAAAGAAGCTAATTCCTGGGAAGAAGCTGAAGCAGAGATTTTCCAGGTGCGCCGGCAAATGCGGTATGTTTTTACTCCCGATACTTTGGATTACCTCGTCAAAGGCGGCCGGGTCAGCAAGACGGCCGGTTTCATCGGCGGCTTACTGGATGTTAAGCCTATTCTCAATATTACTGCCGAGGGCCGCATCGAGCCTCTGACCAAAGTGCGTTCCCGGAAAGCTGCTCTGCGCAAATTGGTTGAATTGATTCAGGAAGAAATCCGTCATCCTGAAGAGCAGGAGATCGGTATTTCTCAGGCGGCGTGCCCGGAGGAAGCCAGAGCGCTGGCTGAGGAAATTAAAATGAAAGTACCTGTCAAGGATGTTATCATTAGTGACATAGGTTGTGTGGTAGGAAGCCATACCGGTCCTGGTACTATCGCATTATTCTACCAACGCTAA
- a CDS encoding DUF1540 domain-containing protein, translating to MANPKVLCNVVECKYNEAAKECHAGEIQVTKHHAEVRTTEATDCGTFELGDGREKV from the coding sequence ATGGCTAATCCAAAAGTTTTGTGCAATGTGGTGGAGTGCAAGTATAATGAAGCTGCCAAAGAATGTCATGCCGGAGAAATTCAAGTAACCAAGCATCATGCCGAGGTTCGCACTACTGAAGCGACCGACTGCGGTACATTCGAATTAGGTGACGGAAGAGAAAAAGTTTAA
- the cybH gene encoding Ni/Fe-hydrogenase, b-type cytochrome subunit: protein MANPADHPLSHRITHWINLINFIALIITGMMIHSPYQGMPMNLVRNIHFIFMFSLIFTGIVRFYISFFTKQRDYRKFLLDSYDIKTFIPQIKYYLFLQKDHPVNPNPYNPLQKLAYIGLPILAVLQILTGAILYLPMVFPGLEATLGGLAAIRGFHYVITWLFIAIIAVHVYMVFTEAVDQFWYMFFGKTRKKDKVPPSDKATTARS from the coding sequence ATGGCGAATCCAGCCGATCATCCGTTGTCTCACCGGATTACCCATTGGATTAATCTGATCAATTTCATAGCCTTGATTATTACCGGCATGATGATTCATTCTCCCTATCAGGGAATGCCCATGAATCTTGTCCGCAATATCCACTTTATCTTTATGTTTAGTTTAATTTTCACCGGTATCGTGCGCTTCTATATCTCTTTTTTCACCAAACAGCGGGATTACCGGAAGTTTCTGCTTGATTCCTATGATATTAAGACGTTCATTCCCCAGATTAAGTATTACTTGTTCCTGCAAAAGGACCATCCTGTTAACCCCAATCCCTATAATCCTCTGCAGAAGCTTGCTTATATCGGTCTGCCTATTCTGGCTGTGCTGCAAATCCTTACGGGGGCAATTCTTTATCTGCCCATGGTCTTTCCCGGCTTAGAAGCCACCCTGGGCGGTCTGGCAGCTATTCGTGGCTTCCACTATGTGATTACCTGGCTGTTCATTGCGATTATTGCAGTTCATGTCTACATGGTATTCACGGAAGCCGTGGATCAATTCTGGTATATGTTTTTCGGCAAAACCCGTAAGAAAGATAAGGTCCCGCCTTCTGATAAGGCGACCACAGCCCGTTCTTAA
- the miaB gene encoding tRNA (N6-isopentenyl adenosine(37)-C2)-methylthiotransferase MiaB gives MSITKVPKKVVTLAYGCQMSERDADTLTEISSQKGYVRSQELEQADLIIVNTCCVRESAENKILGKIGELKHLKEANPQLKIAISGCMVQQPGALERLRKRAPHVDIWAGTHNIHEFQRLLEEAEEKGKVAEVWEKPRETQESVLLAAKGKLKAYVNISYGCNNFCTYCIVPHVRGRERSRQPEEILAEIRALVETGCREVTLLGQNVNSYGQDLDRAYDFADLLKDVDSIDGLWRVRFMTSHPKDLSDKLIETIAAGTHLCEHIHLPFQAGSDEILKGMNRKYTREYYLSRIAQIKAIIPQVSLTTDIIVGFPGETEEDFEQTLALIRQVKYSQAFTFMYSKRSGTPAAQMAEQIPLDIKKRRLQQLITVQNAQSLAWRQEMIGKTCEVLVEGPSKSNPDRLTGRTRGYELVVFPGEAQLIGTLVQVLIQDANSWTLFGECRADRH, from the coding sequence ATGTCAATCACGAAAGTCCCTAAGAAGGTCGTCACCTTAGCCTATGGGTGTCAAATGTCGGAGCGTGATGCCGATACCTTGACCGAGATATCCAGCCAAAAAGGATATGTCCGCTCTCAGGAGCTGGAACAGGCCGACCTCATCATTGTGAATACCTGTTGTGTTCGCGAAAGCGCAGAAAATAAAATCCTGGGTAAAATCGGCGAGCTCAAGCATTTGAAAGAAGCCAATCCTCAATTGAAAATCGCCATTTCAGGATGTATGGTTCAGCAGCCGGGCGCTTTAGAACGGCTTAGAAAAAGAGCCCCCCATGTGGATATCTGGGCAGGAACCCATAATATCCATGAGTTTCAGCGTCTCCTGGAGGAAGCTGAGGAAAAGGGGAAAGTGGCTGAGGTCTGGGAAAAGCCGCGGGAAACCCAGGAATCGGTTCTTCTGGCAGCCAAAGGCAAGCTTAAAGCCTATGTCAATATCAGTTATGGCTGCAATAACTTCTGCACCTATTGTATTGTCCCCCATGTCCGCGGCCGGGAGCGCAGCCGTCAGCCGGAAGAGATCCTGGCGGAGATCAGGGCCTTGGTCGAGACAGGCTGCAGGGAAGTGACCTTGCTTGGCCAGAATGTAAACTCCTATGGCCAGGACCTGGACAGAGCTTATGATTTTGCCGATTTGCTCAAGGATGTGGATAGCATTGACGGATTGTGGAGAGTGCGGTTTATGACCTCCCATCCTAAAGATCTATCCGATAAATTGATTGAAACCATCGCTGCAGGCACCCATCTTTGCGAGCATATTCATCTGCCTTTTCAGGCCGGCAGTGATGAAATTCTCAAAGGTATGAATCGTAAATACACCCGGGAATACTATTTAAGCCGGATTGCTCAAATTAAGGCCATCATTCCCCAAGTCAGTTTAACGACGGATATCATTGTTGGTTTTCCCGGGGAGACGGAAGAGGATTTTGAGCAAACCCTGGCTTTAATTCGACAGGTAAAATACAGCCAAGCCTTTACCTTTATGTATTCCAAACGCTCCGGTACGCCGGCAGCCCAAATGGCGGAGCAAATTCCTCTGGACATCAAGAAACGCCGCCTGCAGCAGCTGATCACGGTTCAGAATGCCCAAAGCCTGGCCTGGCGGCAGGAAATGATCGGCAAAACCTGCGAAGTTCTCGTGGAAGGGCCGAGCAAATCCAATCCTGATCGTCTTACCGGGCGAACCCGGGGTTATGAGCTGGTGGTCTTTCCCGGGGAAGCCCAATTAATTGGCACCTTGGTTCAGGTGCTGATTCAGGATGCCAATTCCTGGACGCTGTTTGGAGAATGCCGCGCAGACAGGCATTGA